A stretch of the Balearica regulorum gibbericeps isolate bBalReg1 chromosome 15, bBalReg1.pri, whole genome shotgun sequence genome encodes the following:
- the BRICD5 gene encoding BRICHOS domain-containing protein 5, translating into MESRNSTSNAVSADRSAAAHLTAPSRTFWIILSVALFFAVVGISIVGVLSFSPSSAQTDSQLVRLTVQGQQDPLRNQTALVDKSRSTVTYYITSQSNHTAVVLYDSRNGYVCYKPVEQHVCYLRRMDTWDLQTLQTTLNTSEQRGDQLLRQNNQTKYYQEFLGILARQEVDPKSLGEAVQTLCEQTSIFWVRRGEGPGKQRLIYLCIDICFPSNVCVSICFYYLPE; encoded by the exons ATGGAGAGTAGGAACAGCACCAGCAACGCTGTCTCTGCA GACAGGAGCGCTGCAGCACACCTCACAGCCCCATCCAGGACATTCTGGATCATCTTGTCCGTTGCCTTGTTTTTTGCAGTTGTTGGCATCAGCATTGTGGGGGTTCTCAGCttctcccccagctctgcccag ACTGACTCGCAGCTCGTCCGGCTAACGGTCCAGGGCCAGCAAGACCCGCTGAGGAATCAGACAGCCTTGGTGGACAAGTCCAGGAGCACCGTGACCTACTACATAACCTCGCAGAGTAACCACACCGCTGTGGTGCTGTATGACAGCAGGAAC GGCTATGTGTGCTACAAGCCGGTGGAGCAGCACGTGTGCTACCTGAGGAGGATGGACACCTGGGACCTCCAGACCCTACAGACGACCCTCAACACGTCTGAGCAGAGA GGTGATCAGCTGCTACGTCAGAATAACCAGACCAAGTACTACCAGGAGTTCCTGGGCATTCTGGCAAGGCAAGAGGTGGACCCCAAAAGCCTGGGGGAGGCTGTCCAGACCCTGTGTGAGCAGACATCCATCTTCTGGGTCAGGAGAGGGGAGG GCCCAGGGAAGCAGCGGCTGATCTACCTTTGCATTGACATCTGTTTTCCAAGCAATGTTTGTGTATCTATCTGCTTCTATTACCTCCCTGAGTAA